ttacatacattttgaatatgaagggggaggtcattaatgtatatagagaagaggaggggtcctaaaaccgatccttgtggtacaccgtattctacttcttgcatgctcgacgccgaggcgtttgtaagtacagtttgttgtctgccggtgagaaatgaactaataagtttgacagtttcgattccgacgccatacaatgcaaactttctcagtaataacgtgtggtcaataacgtcaaaggctttggcaaaatggcaccacagaattcattgtcattaattttctccagccattgatcaacaagagaaactaaggcagtatggcaggaatggttagctctaaaacccgattgtttagggtgaagtaaattgttttGGTTAAAATGCGCTAGGATATGTTTGTCATTATgattttcaagtggttttgataaaatagacaatattgaaattggcctttagtttgatgggtcttttttgtcacctgatttaaacagaggaatgactttaacCTGTTTTAGGGCGACtggaaaataatttttgtctaaacaaagattataaaggtaagtgagtgtttcagaaattacaggggctgacaatttaagaattcTACCATCGAGGCCGTCGATACCCTGGACGCCTGTTTGCttaaggtgtgtaagtgcgtaaaaaacttcaggtactgtaagtagaggaatattcgcttgacttgaaacttgttttgACTGACAATACtcttctaaaactttcaaatTGTTCTTTTTGGACTTGTTATCACTTTTTCAGCTATTTTAGAAAACTGAGTGTTTAAATCAATAGGGGATATGTCCTTAACACAACTTGAATGACTGGCAATCtttttatttgtaagttcatttattgctttccatatattctttgaattttgctttGATGACGCTAGGTCATGAAATtacttgatttttttggttcgtttaagtgagtttactttatttctttgttctCTATACTCTGCTTCCTTGCCAACTGATTGTAAGAAATCACGATGGCCAATGGCATCTTGTAATTCagtatcaaaccatttaggttttactaTTTGCCTGACTCTCTCTATTCTTCACGGGGCATATTTATCGTATATTTCTGTGAAGGCATTCATCCAGTGTGTTATTGCATCATCAGGATCCGTATAATTATACacatcagagagagaagaattacTTCAGTCTACGAGAAAGGCGTTCTCGTTAAATTTAGAAAAGGAGCAGTACTTTActgtcttgtgaccaactttgggGATTGTtacaccctttcttgaccacgtgagacaaacaggaaaatgatcACTACAGCCGCTGGTTGGAACACACACTTCTGCAACGTTACGGGGGttaaaaacatagatatgatctaTCAAAGTGCTTGTAGATGCAGTAACCCTAGTAGGGGTGTTCACGACTTGTTTGATATCATAAAGATTGAACATATCTAACcatggtttattttgttttgataaatcaatattaaaatctcctaaGAGAATGGTTTCTTTTGATTCTAACAAAGCAGCATCTAACATATGTGAACATTTGTCCGCCTAGTTTACACGTTCTGCTGGATTTCTATAACAGAAACCAATGAGCATTGGAGGTGCCTTTTTTATTTTGACCACGATCCAGACGGATTCCACAAATGTTCTAAATGTGTTAAACGTGTGTAAGTCAATGATTCACTTGTATACACAAGCAATCCAGTTTCCttacattgttttttttttttgcgtacAACACTGTAACCTGGGACACAAACCTCAGAATCCGAAATCGCGGCAGATCGTCTTGATTCTGTGAACCCCATAACATAACAATTCGTCCCTGAGTTTGAAAGCATTGTGGAAACCTCGTGTAATTTATTAATTGCATTGTTTTTATTAGGTTGTCCCACACGAAGACCCTCTTTTTTGGGCCATGAGTTTGAAGAATTACTTATGATACATCTTAAAACAGTGCATTCACGttttaagaagaaaaatcaaaattacCTTAAAACACCAAACGAAATCAATAACCGATAAGGGGAAAATGGTAAATTATACTATACACAGCTGAGATGCAACCAATGGAGTTTAACACTTGGTGTCAAACTCACAacgaaagacaacaacaaaagagaaaaaaagctaCACTACTTTACACAAAGAGAAATAAGAAGACTTAAagagtctttcggatgagacgaaaaaccgaggtcctttcgtgtacacgacattggggtgtgcacgttaaagatcccacgattgacaaaagggtctttcctggcaaaattgtataggcatagataaaaaatgtccaccaaaatacccgtgtgacttggaataataggccgtgaaaagtaggatatgcgccgaaatggctgcgatctgctggtcgatgtgaatgcgtgaagtattgtgtaaaaaattccatctcacacggcgtaaatagatccctgcgccttgagtccgagtctggagatacgcgcgcgatataagacttcatataataataagaGTAACAAGAATTAACCAGAGCAGATTAACTCAAATTTGACAGTAAAATGACCCGTCAGTGAATAACTGAAACACCAATAGTCACATTAAGGACACCTGAAGATGAGTGGCGAGAATAGAGGGCTTTCACACAGTCCCAACGTGATAATAGATGACACATTATCAGATCAGAATCATCAGTAACTGATTAACTCTGAGCGTTATTTGGGTTCACAGAATTTGTCCACACAATCATCAGTTGTAATAGATTTCTGATTCacaagagatcctcacagattAAGGCTAGAGTGCAAGGACAAGCTTAATTAATAACATTCACAGATTCACGCATAACTGCCTTTAAGCACACGCTGTAGACCTAAAAGAATAATCAGTCACTGAAGATACACTTTGAAGAAATGAATTGTCAGTTTGTTACCAAACTCTCTGTCTTTCAAACTTCAAGCGTTTCCTCTGCGAAAACGTCATTTAGGCGGTAAGAACACCTTAGTTTTTGTTTCTAATTTATAGTAAAACGGCCATATTATGTATTAACACACATATCCACAACACGGATAATATATTTAAAGAGGATGGTAATATTGATATTGTGTTTGCcttaaaaatacacacacacacacacacacacacacacacacacacacacacacacacacacacacacacgtacacacacacacacacgtacacacacacttggtGATACTCTAtccttttagagagagagagagagggagaaagagagagatagagaaagagagacagagagagagagggagaaatagatagatacagagagatacaaagagagatgcagagagagagagagagagtttgagagagagagagagagtgtgtgagagagagagggagggagagaaagagagagagagagagagagtgtgagagagagagagtgtgtgtgagagagagagtgtgtgtgagagagagagagataattgaattgaattgaattgaactttatttaacaaggattaagatttaaggctacgccttttcttacaatatgTCCTggccttgggacgcacagacatacactgataaagagagagagagagagagagagagagagagagagagagagagagagagagagagagagagagagagagagagagagagaaagagattgtttgCCTTAAGTTGTGACCTTTTTATCAGTTTCAGATAGTGCCAACTCAAATGAAATTTCCGGAACCGAAGGTGAGTTGAAAGGTTTTGTCTTATTTTGTTGCTAAATACTGTATGTTTTCTGATGTTTTCTGTGTGAACATTATTTCACAACATTAGTGAAGAAACACAGTTACGAAAAATAATGACGTGCAGTACTGGCAATTAATCAAATAATATTTGCAGTACAAACAATGCACTCAGTCTGTTTATCTTTAACTTGAGGTGTGACTAAAGCGGAATTGTAAAATTCTGGATCAGAAAACAAATCCATGGTCGGGATGTACAATTCTGGTTGCTCATGTATACGAGTGAATCTTCAACGATTAATCTTGTCACATCATTTGTTGTAATTTTACCGAAGATGTACATAATTTTGACTGCTATGTAATGTGACGTATACAATGTTATACTTGACTGGGGATATTAATACTGGTCTCATGAAAAGTTGTCAAACGTCCGCTAGACCTGTTGTAATATATTTTCCCTTTTATAAGACAGCTAATATGGTGGAATTGTTGTCCCCACCCCCTTCCATATGTGCAAACAATGCAGTAGTATTTTCTAGGATCACCATGTTCACTTAAACGTTGCAATACTTGTATCTAACCCTCTCTGTATAAATTAAGTACTTCCTCATTTTCGCCGGTGCACATGCCTGCGTTTATAGGCCTAGGCTCGTACTGAACGAAAGTCAAGCACGAGGAAAGTATGTCGAGTAGGGAAATAATGTCACATTTTCACAGGGGGCAAAGCGTTCAGCATGGCGTTTTAGGTTTCGTTTTTGTGAGGAAAAATTGTCAAAGCTTTGGAAAACATGCTCTGCCAAGATTGTTATAATGCGCACATAGGCAcgtcaaataaacataaactgTAGAGTACAACTAGCagttagtttgtttgtgtgtaaaaaatctAAGTTGTACTATTTATGGTCTATCTACGTATTGCTCGCCCATGATGTTCCTACCAAACTAAACAGCTCAAAATCAATAAGTGAAATTGGACGTTCTGAATTGTTTTCGTGCTAAATGAATTTGCTCGGTAACGGCACACTACGTACTTTATTTGACTGAATTGCTATTAgccaaatcttttttctttgtgttgcCTGCATCGACAAAAGAAAGTAGCTTGGTTTATAGGGGGAAATTGTCCATTAAACACAAGATGCGTATATTGGGGAATCTAAAAGCAAGGTGTGGATACGCGGGTGCTTGTGCGAAAGCCATCTTAAAGAATATCCAGAGACCAGCACTGACATTGTTTGAAAATGAGACTGTTTATCcgatgttattttttttaaagaagaaggTTGTTATAGTCCATTCAGTTCTACCACAAGACTAAAATCTTTACTGCGTTTGAATTAAAGTAAGTAACAATAGCTGCGATTCCAAATAAACACTGGTCTGAGCTACTGTTAGATGTACGATCTCATATGtacatagaaaaaaaaagttgttcagGGCTAGGACAGGTGTGATACTTTGTGCACACAATTACACGTACAAAAATCGCACAAATCTAGGGTTATATGTCTTCGGCTTGACACATTTGCAAcgtcaacaataaaacaacaacaaacacatctGCGTTCAGTTATGTGCACATCAATACCAATGGTTTGCTTCACAGAATCAGTTTTGTTTACACATCTCTGGTTGTCTTAACTCTTATGTTGTAAATCTCTCTTAAAACAAGCTTCTGCCAACTGAACTTAGCTACCCAATAACCTCTCATAAACCTTTCTTTCATTGAAGATATTATGTTATGTCATTCCGCGTATTCTGATCAGTGTGCTTCCAGCACTTAAGACATTGTCACgttcgtttttttgtttctgtctttcgttCATTCTGTTCCTtgtctgttcttcttctttccttctGTCTGACGTTTTACTTCCTCTTTGTttcttgtgtgtattttttcgTATTATATTCCAATGTAGAAAAACTCCTAGATGTTCATTTTGTGTCCTTGCAGATGCCACCCTATTCTCCAACAGTGTTGTCATCATCATACTGGTACTGCTGGTGATCACTGTGACCGCTGTCTGTGTGGTGGGTGCCATCTACTGCAAACGTGAGTAAGATCTTAGCACTGCTCAGAGTGGTTCATGGTTGCATGCGTCTATAAGTATAAACGTAAACAGTCCCCTGAAatatgagtatgactgcctaaatgtcgGCAAAAGCGTCCATTCATGGTGAAGCCCACTCGTGACCACGGGTTCACGCTCGAGTTGCAGCCaacgaacgtagaagaagaagaagaagaagaagaagaagaagaagaagaagaagaagaacaacaacaacaacaacaacaacaacaacaacaacaacaacaacaacaacaacaacaacaaatcactacttgactaaatgtaaaaagaaacacatGCAACATAACATACTGTGTATGATACTTCGGCGTACGGTCCAGGGAAAATAAACGACTGAATGAATTACCAACTAAGAAAATCCTACAGATGGCAAAGCACAAATCGTGTACAacattattttgtatttgtatgaTCAAGGCATTTGTTTCAAAAAACAACTTCAATAAGATGATTCAAgcttgttgtctgttttgttcttAAACAACCTGTTTTCCTGTCTATCGAAGGTCGGAATCGGAAGCGACGGAAACGTGACTGTGACTCACTTTCAATGCGAAGCGGGATGACGTCAAAATCGTTTTACGGCATGAGAGACAAAGGGCCGCAATTTGACTTCGACGATGGACCTGGAATGCAGACTTTGCCCCGTCAGTTGAGCTACACCTCTTCCGCCCCTCCCAAGGCCATGGCCCCGGATGTGCCTGGTCAGATAGGGAGAGTGATGCAGTACCAGAAACCCACAGACTGCATGCCATATGGTGGCACCATGGCTTCAGGTGAGGAGGGGCTTGTTGCTGTTGGTGTTGTGGTTggaggtagtggtggtggtgatggtgttttgttgttgttgttgctgttgttgttttgttgttgttgttgttgttgctgttgttgttttgttgttgttgttgttgttgttgctgttgttgttattgttgttgttgttgttctgatGGTGTTTGTGGTGATGGTGGTTGTGATACAAGGGGATAGTGTTGCAGTACCAGAAACCCATGCATGCCTTACGCTGGCACCATGGCTTCTGGTTattaggttgttgttgtttttgttgttgttgttgttgttgttgttgatggtgatgTTGGGCATAATGGTGATGGTAGTGGTTGTGATACAAGGAGATAGTGATGCAGTATCAAAAGCCCACATACTGCATGACTTACGCCGGCGCACCCACATAAGCCAACGATTTTGGTTTTCCTATTGCAGTGAGGAGCTACGATCCCCCAGTAGCCAGCCAGTACCACGAGCCATGGGGCAAGACCATGAACGACCCCGAGATACTAGGCAGGCTGACCTCAGTCCGTGCCAACAGGGGGGCATTGGTCAAGATACCCGACTTTGAAGCCACCGCCTCCTACCCCGCCCCGCCCTCTGCCTCGCCCACCCAGGAGACAGACCCCACCTTCATATAAGAGAGGGAGTGACGTCATTGATCTTATGACGTATTGGGTCGTCATGGTTTTAACAACTTCCTCAAAGTGAGATGTCATGTATGTAATTATGGAATGAGGCCCACTCCTCCCGTCCAAAGAGaacgagcatttttcaaagaactTATTTCACAACTCAATcttaaacaaaaacataaatgtAGGTATTCTTCCTTTTGTTTAATATGTAACATCGGATTGATTATTTATTCAGCAACCAAAGCTCTTATCACACTATTTACAACGTGATATAGTCATGTGAACGTGCTCTATGTATTTTGCTTTACTTAATTTATTTTCGCTTGAAGGGTTTGCTGTGTGAATATGACATCTATTGCTCATTTATtctatcaaaaaacaagaaaggtaggttgttggaacgtttgttattgacaaaataatacattcacagatatttcgacccaacggtcttttaagtgaacagacaaacaattattcACAGAAAACtacaacaacttacctttcttgttttttgattctgaattttggaacgttggcagtctctttgtttttggatttgtattCTATAATTCGCCTTTCTTGAATCTTACTAGTCCGATTTTGTTCTTCTATCTTTGTACTTGAAACGATGTGCTTTGATTGCTGTTGTCAATGTATTTCAGTGACGGTGTGATGGTGAGCGTGGGTGTGGACAATTCAAAGAGTAGAAAGTCTGAACAGAAAGTAATATACTATGTACAAAATAAGAAGAAAACATCCATGTTTTGACATTGCTGACCAGAAAGCTTGCTTTTACCGCATGCCGCGCCGATGATTTTAAATCTACATTCTCTTACTTTGATTGTGTTAAACAGAAAACATTTTGTCACAACAATCATGTTCCTCTACCTTGCCCtcctccgtgtgtgtgtatgtgtgtgtgtgtgtgtgtgtgtgtgtgtgtgtgtgtgtgtttgtgtgtgtgtgcgtgcgtccgtgcgtgtgtgtgtgtgtgtgtgtgtgtgtgtgtgtgtgtgtgtgtgtgtgtgtgtgtgtgtgtgtgtgagacaccaTGCCGATAAAGTTCCTAACGTAATCATACATGAGATctttaatgttgttttgtttcgtccAGAAAGGTTCAAGTTATCTCCCATTGACCATGTTGCTAAAGTGTGCAGTGTGGTAATACACACTGGCAGAACTCCATTGTGTAAGCTTAATTGTCTTGTGGCTTAAATTGATGGAATGTTTGTCATTCCCATGTACAAAGGTTCTTCTAAGCCAAACCACAAACACATTTGTGCCATAAGTCCTACTTTGTAATTATAGCTCTCTCTTGTTTCGAGACACGTGTTAACAACTTGGGTTATACAACTTACTATTTAAGTTTCAAGAGATACAATCGAACTTGTCAACTCTGTGTGCTTTTATGATTTAAGGACAACAtagcttttttttctgaaaatgtaATATTGTGAATTTTGTGTCTGTGCATTTTACGACCTGATTCTAGTCTGCCTTTtatgcatacttttttttttagtaacctGTATGTCATGTTTTATACATTTGCATTAAGACAGAAACATTGTTGAAAGGTGTATTGTGCCTTCATTAATAGGAGGGAAAAAAACACAatgtttgtaatgtgttgtaATTATCTACTCACTTGTGTAATTGG
This region of Littorina saxatilis isolate snail1 linkage group LG8, US_GU_Lsax_2.0, whole genome shotgun sequence genomic DNA includes:
- the LOC138973794 gene encoding uncharacterized protein, with amino-acid sequence MRSGMTSKSFYGMRDKGPQFDFDDGPGMQTLPRQLSYTSSAPPKAMAPDVPGQIGRVMQYQKPTDCMPYGGTMASVRSYDPPVASQYHEPWGKTMNDPEILGRLTSVRANRGALVKIPDFEATASYPAPPSASPTQETDPTFI